The genomic DNA GGAGGAGGAAACGCGGCTGGGGGGAGCGTGTGAGCCTCCCCCCCGTGACACGGCCTTACTTCGTGTCGGCAATCGCCTTCATGAAGTGCGCGCGCCCCTGCTCGGGCGTCATCGACCGGTTGTTCCAGAAGTGCGAGATGGCATCATCGATGGCGCCGGACACCGAGCTGGGCAGGCCGAACAGGCCGGAGCTCGCGAGCTGGGCCTTCGGGTCCTTGAGCGTCTCGATCGCCAGCTTCGCGCAGACGTCGAAGGACGGGTCGTTCACGTCGGTGCGGACGGGGATGGAGCCCTTGCGCTTGTTGAAGGCGATCTGGACCGCCGGGTCCATGATGACGTTGGCCATCAGCTTCTGGGCATCGAGGCTCGCCTTGTCCTTCACCTTGGCGAAGGCGAACGCGTCGACGGTCATGATGTAGCCCTTGTCCTTGGCCGGGGCGAGCGCGCAGCCGACGCTCGTTCCAGGCTCGATCCCCGCCGCCACCAGCTCACCCTTGGCCCAATCGCCCATGAAGTAGAAGGCCGCCGTGCCCTTCATCATCATGTTGGCCGCGAGGTTCCACTTACGGCCCGGGCTGCCCTCGTCGACGAACTCGCGCAGCGCCGCGACCGTCTTGAAGACCTCGAGCATGGTGTCGGACTTCATCGCGGCCTCGTCCAGCTGGCTGTAGACCTTGAGGTAGTGGTCGCGGCCACCAACCCCCAGCAGGACGGAGTTGAAGAGGATCCGCTCCTGCCACGGCTCGCCACCGAGCGCGATCGGGGTAACTCCCGCGGCCTTGAGCGTCTTGGCGGCCGTGATGAACTCCGGCCACGTCTTGGGCACCTCGACCTTGGCCTTCTTGAGGACGGCGGTGTTGTAGAACATCCAGTTCTCACCGTGGATGTTCACCGGCGCGGCGATGTACTTGCCCTCGTACTTGGAGGCCTTGGCGATCAGGGGCGGCAGCACGGCGTCCCACTTGCCAGCGGTGGCCGCGTCGTTGACGTCTCCGACCATCCCCTGCTCCGCCAGCTCGTCGAGCTGTTTGCCAATCGAGAACATGAAGGCGGTGGGCGGCTTGCCGCCGATCATGCGATTGACGACGGCGGCGCGCGCATTGGAGCCACCGGCCACCGGCGTGTCCTTCCAGGTGCCGCCCTTGGCGGCATAGGCAGAGCGCACCTTGTCCAGCGCGGCCGACTCACCGCCAGACGTCCACCAGTGCAACACTTCCGCCGTCTGGGCCTGGGCCACCGAGGACACACCGATCAGCAAGGCCACCACCACATCCGCCGAACTCTTGAGCGCTCTCATTACGATCCTCCCCGTTGATCGATGACTAAAAATCGTAACGTTACGATTCGCTGATTGGTCCCACAGACCCGGGCCGCAGTC from Archangium lipolyticum includes the following:
- a CDS encoding ABC transporter substrate-binding protein, which produces MRALKSSADVVVALLIGVSSVAQAQTAEVLHWWTSGGESAALDKVRSAYAAKGGTWKDTPVAGGSNARAAVVNRMIGGKPPTAFMFSIGKQLDELAEQGMVGDVNDAATAGKWDAVLPPLIAKASKYEGKYIAAPVNIHGENWMFYNTAVLKKAKVEVPKTWPEFITAAKTLKAAGVTPIALGGEPWQERILFNSVLLGVGGRDHYLKVYSQLDEAAMKSDTMLEVFKTVAALREFVDEGSPGRKWNLAANMMMKGTAAFYFMGDWAKGELVAAGIEPGTSVGCALAPAKDKGYIMTVDAFAFAKVKDKASLDAQKLMANVIMDPAVQIAFNKRKGSIPVRTDVNDPSFDVCAKLAIETLKDPKAQLASSGLFGLPSSVSGAIDDAISHFWNNRSMTPEQGRAHFMKAIADTK